One window of the Colletotrichum lupini chromosome 9, complete sequence genome contains the following:
- a CDS encoding ankyrin-1, whose amino-acid sequence MKADECTPKGEEWTPLMAASWSGHESVVQLLLRQQIDFAAHPVHSSRALTHAIERGHTIIAQDITMAFARPTAKVSASLSILSQGASSPLATATRLGKSQVVSLLLAHGATANSRWQLPDDESKHTYRTMGSKPCKWRGMITPLALAVSQNDMEMIEVLSSSSVSFEDYDYLSLAASTGAFGAVQFLLKQGLEVPNDRQRHSALLLAADRGYTEIVKVLLDHNRSLLPVEKSKSLIPDWFGHLSRPVAIKLLLLPAFTAEDAFLDACEACSLENIKSFLNIGISPDARRNGSHAIHLVLNDSGHWDRPSRESERLHALETLLDRGAQISQKDEHGNTCLHLAAKRGENEISQDLVSFGCPVNERNQLGETAADIVALQGNAAWLQQLLVSGADPDTLSWKNALKSGSIDTCNGKEHRDRIPSQLGVEILALVEFLSMLSQVASETTGRNSCPSNNQWVISPGTVCSLDSGGDILTRPPEHGGNAPLRRPASGSRGQSSNRQRGLDTPLSNPRRRYIPEPQRLVPALIPEKTSKSRDAEGKPSDDEKSNPEEKVRFVVIKAVSFPHDHIEIQEKTTDLKFLDDLQKKYWARCSAFKTYLSIHRFHHWGFDKYEHFNGNYISIASGCASSTELPGAPHDLDYDFKRLANESPPISQPIFYSHCYDCKPDCSRIKLLHSCTNTSTGKFDEECVPEHSDRMAELLSRVPKRLLEWQPRNLDHEVAYGLSSFELPNAWGFCIYSILCFLLPAGLFWIFWLSIMGHEADLQNASVPATLAVVLWVTLYQSTAGKRWCRKMQY is encoded by the exons ATGAAAGCCGATGAGTGTACCCCCAAGGGCGAAGAATGGACGCCACTCATGGCCGCATCGTGGAGCGGGCACGAGTCCGTGGTCCAGCTTCTTTTGCGGCAGCAGATCGACTTTGCTGCGCATCCGGTCCATTCTTCCCGTGCGCTAACGCACGCAATCGAGCGAGGCCATACTATCATTGCTCAGGATATCACCATGGCGTTTGCTCGGCCAACAGCAAAAGTCTCTGCATCGCTCTCAATTCTGTCTCAAGGAGCGAGCTCTCCTCTGGCAACTGCAACACGGCTGGGAAAGTCGCAAGTGGTTTCATTGCTCTTAGCTCATGGAGCCACTGCCAACTCCCGCTGGCAATTACCAGATGACGAATCGAAGCATACATATAGGACTATGGGTTCAAAACCTTGCAAGTGGCGTGGCATGATTACACCGTTGGCGCTTGCTGTGAGCCAAAATGACATGGAGATGATAGAGGTTCTCAGCTCCTCTAGCGTAAGCTTCGAAGACTACGACTACTTGAGCCTTGCTGCCAGTACTGGTGCTTTTGGCGCGGTTCAATTTTTGCTGAAACAAGGGTTGGAAGTCCCCAACGACCGCCAAAGGCACTCGGCACTTCTTCTGGCGGCAGATCGTGGTTACACCGAGATAGTGAAGGTTCTCTTGGACCACAATAGATCTCTCCTGCCTGTGGAAAAGTCAAAAAGTCTGATTCCTGATTGGTTCGGACATTTGAGTCGACCAGTCGCCATCAAACTATTGCTTCTCCCCGCATTCACAGCCGAGGATGCATTTCTTGACGCATGCGAGGCGTGCTCTCTAGAAAACATCAAGTCTTTCCTCAACATCGGTATCTCTCCAGATGCTAGAAGGAACGGAAGCCACGCGATCCACCTTGTTTTAAATGACTCAGGGCACTGGGACAGACCTTCCCGTGAGAGCGAGAGACTTCATGCTCTGGAGACCTTGCTCGATCGAGGGGCACAAATCAGCCAGAAAGACGAGCATGGGAACACTTGTCTTCACCTCGCAGCGAAGAGAGGCGAAAATGAGATTTCTCAGGATCTTGTTTCCTTCGGATGTCCCGTCAACGAGAGGAATCAACTTGGGGAGACTGCCGCGGACATTGTCGCCCTACAAGGCAATGCTGCTTGGCTTCAGCAACTTCTTGTGTCTGGAGCCGACCCAGACACCTTGTCCTGGAAGAACGCACTCAAGAGCGGTAGTATAGACACT TGCAACGGCAAAGAACACAGAGATAGAATACCCTCCCAGTTGGGCGTCGAGATTCTCGCTTTGGTGGAATTTCTGTCAATGCTAAGTCAAGTTGCTTCGGAAACCACAGGTCGGAATTCCTGTCCTAGCAATAATCAATGGGTCATTTCTCCGGGGACAGTCTGCAGCCTTGACTCTGGCGGAGACATACTCACGAGACCACCGGAACATGGAGGTAACGCGCCCTTACGGAGGCCAGCGTCCGGCAGCAGAGGCCAAAGTTCGAATCGCCAACGCGGCTTAGATACACCTCTCAGCAATCCTCGTAGACGATATATTCCCGAGCCTCAAAGATTGGTACCGGCTTTAATCCCAGAGAAGACTTCGAAATCCCGGGACGCAGAGGGAAAACCTTCGGATGACGAGAAATCAAACCCTGAAGAGAAGGTCCGTTTTGTCGTCATCAAAGCTGTCTCCTTTCCTCACGACCATATCGAAATTCAAGAAAAGACTACCGACTTGAAATTCCTGGATGACCTGCAGAAGAAGTATTGGGCTCGATGTAGCGCGTTCAAGACCTATCTTTCTATTCATCGATTCCATCACTGGGGGTTTGATAAA TATGAACACTTCAACGGCAACTACATTTCTATCGCAAGTGGCTGTGCAAGTAGTACGGAATTGCCCGGGGCACCGCACGACTTGGACTACGACTTCAAGCGACTGGCCAACGAGTCTCCTCCAATATCGCAACCGATATTTTACAGTCACTGCTACGATTGCAAGCCTGACTGCTCTCGAATCAAACTTTTGCACAGCTGTACAAATACCTCTACAGGAAAGTTTGACGAAGAATGCGTCCCTGAGCACAGCGATCGTATGGCCGAGCTGCTGTCACGGGTACCCAAGCGACTCCTCGAATGGCAGCCGAGAAATCTGGACCATGAGGTAGCATACGGGCTATCTTCATTTGAGTTACCGAATGCATGGGGCTTCTGTATTTACTCCATTCTTTGTTTCTTGTTGCCAGCGGGGCTCTTTTGGATATTTTGGTTGTCAATCATGGGCCACGAAGCCGATTTACAGAATGCTAGTGTACCGGCAACACTAGCCGTAGTATTATGGGTGACTCTTTATCAGAGCACGGCGGGCAAGCGATGGTGTCGGAAGATGCAATACTAG
- a CDS encoding homogentisate 1,2-dioxygenase, whose translation MPVTTFDFKEKYRYQVGFDSHLESEAVPDSLPIGQNAPQKAPHGLYAEKLSGTSFTAPRHDSKQAWLYRILPSCAHHPYAPTTAPSPETRALPSALQYIPNQLRWDPFDHDESKEWDFVAGMRLVAGAGDPTLKQGIGMYVYAAGRSMDSKAAFYSADGDLLIVPQEGTLDIRTEHGWLLVRPLEIAVIPRGVKYQVHLPSGPARGYALELYQGHFTLPELGPIGTNGLANARDFQVPVACFDEDFGATAHEGENNYTITVKFNNDYFSATQPHTPFDVVAWHGNYYPYKYDLGRFNTIGTISYDHPDPSIFTVLSAPSGVPGTAIADFVIFPPRWLVAEDTFRPPYYHRNTMSEFMGLITGGYDAKRGGKGGFVPGGASLHNTMSGHGPDAESGEGARNAELKPAKVGEGSCAFMFESCAMVGVTEWGLRTCKKVQQQYAEESWGGVPVHWKKPEGVVSGGHLLK comes from the exons ATGCCCGTCACAACGTTTGATTTCAAGGAGAAGTACCGCTACCAGGTCGGCTTCGACTCACATCTAGA ATCCGAAGCCGTCCCCGACTCCCTTCCCATCGGCCAAAACGCCCCACAAAAGGCCCCCCACGGCCTCTACGCCGAAAAGCTCTCCGGAACCTCCTTCACGGCACCACGCCACGACAGCAAACAAGCCTGGCTCTACCGCATCCTCCCCTCCTGCGCCCACCACCCGTACGCCCCGACAACAGCTCCGTCTCCAGAGACCCGTGCCCTGCCCTCCGCGCTCCAATACATCCCCAATCAGCTCCGTTGGGACCCCTTTGACCATGACGAGTCCAAGGAATGGGACTTTGTCGCCGGCATGCGCCTCGTCGCCGGCGCGGGCGACCCGACTCTGAAGCAAGGCATCGGCATGTACGTCTACGCCGCGGGCCGCAGCATGGACTCCAAGGCGGCATTCTACTCGGCCGACGGCGACCTCCTCATCGTCCCGCAAGAGGGTACTCTCGACATCCGCACAGAACACGGCTGGCTCCTCGTCCGGCCCCTCGAGATCGCCGTCATCCCCCGCGGCGTGAAATACCAGGTCCACCTCCCCTCCGGCCCGGCCCGCGGCTACGCCCTCGAGCTCTACCAGGGCCACTTCACCCTCCCCGAGCTGGGGCCCATCGGTACAAACGGCCTCGCCAACGCGCGCGACTTCCAGGTGCCCGTCGCCTGCTTCGACGAGGACTTTGGCGCGACGGCGCACGAGGGGGAGAACAACTACACCATCACGGTCAAGTTCAACAACGACTACTTTTCCGCAACGCAGCCTCACACGCCCTTTGACGTGGTCGCCTGGCACGGCAACTATTACCCGTACAAATACGACCTGGGCCGCTTCAACACGATCGGCACAATCTCCTACGACCACCCGGACCCCTCCATCTTCACCGTTCTCTCCGCTCCCAGCGGTGTCCCCGGCACCGCCATCGCTGACTTTGTCATCTTCCCCCCGCGCTGGCTCGTCGCCGAAGATACCTTCCGTCCCCCCTACTACCACCGCAACACAATGTCCGAGTTCATGGGTCTCATCACGGGCGGCTACGACGCCAAGCGCGGCGGCAAGGGTGGGTTCGTCCCTGGAGGCGCGAGCCTGCATAATACCATGTCTGGCCACGGCCCGGACGCCGAGAGTGGAGAGGGCGCGAGGAACGCCGAGCTGAAGCCTGCCAAGGTGGGCGAGGGCAGCTGCGCTTTCATGTTTGAGAGCTGTGCCATGGTGGGCGTTACGGAGTGGGGGTTGAGGACGTGTAAGAAGGTGCAGCAGCAGTATGCTGAGGAGAGTTGGGGCGGGGTACCGGTGCATTGGAAGAAGCCTGAAGGGGTTGTTTCTGGTGGGCACTTGTTGAAGTAA